The following are encoded in a window of Armatimonadota bacterium genomic DNA:
- a CDS encoding ABC transporter substrate-binding protein — MLVVILLVAAGCRGEQAVGMDRVRLQLRGAPQAQFAGYYAAKEKGFYREEQLDVVLMAGGPDAAPEGVVAAAGAEFGLGWLPDLLVARERGAPLANIAQIFQYSGMRELARRDSGIATAADLRGRRVAVWVDGSEYPLLATLAKHGIDPRRDLTLVPQPADMRLFIERRVDAAAAMTYRGYKEVLDAGIRPEGLLVIDFNREGTALLEDGLFVLEPWLRQGANREIAVRFLRASLRGWQYCRDNAPECVDIILRHSPALNREEQIWMMAEVNKLIWGPPAPSVPLGRMQPEAFQRTARILQRFGALQKPADLAAYTSAIWEKATSR, encoded by the coding sequence GTGCTCGTTGTCATCCTCCTGGTGGCTGCAGGGTGCCGCGGGGAGCAGGCGGTCGGGATGGACCGGGTGCGCCTGCAGCTCAGAGGTGCCCCGCAGGCGCAGTTCGCCGGCTACTACGCGGCCAAGGAGAAGGGTTTCTACCGCGAGGAGCAGCTTGACGTCGTCCTGATGGCCGGCGGGCCGGATGCCGCGCCCGAGGGGGTGGTGGCGGCGGCGGGAGCGGAGTTTGGGCTGGGCTGGCTGCCCGACCTGCTCGTCGCCCGCGAGCGGGGGGCGCCGCTGGCGAACATCGCCCAGATCTTCCAGTACAGCGGGATGCGGGAGCTCGCCCGCAGGGACTCCGGCATTGCCACGGCTGCGGACCTGCGCGGCCGGCGCGTGGCCGTTTGGGTGGACGGCAGCGAGTACCCGCTGCTGGCGACGCTGGCCAAGCACGGCATCGACCCGCGCCGCGACCTCACCCTGGTACCGCAGCCCGCGGACATGCGCCTGTTCATCGAGCGGCGCGTGGACGCCGCCGCGGCCATGACCTACAGGGGGTACAAGGAGGTGCTGGATGCCGGCATCCGCCCCGAGGGCCTGCTGGTCATCGACTTTAACCGGGAGGGGACGGCGCTGCTGGAGGACGGGCTGTTCGTCCTCGAGCCCTGGCTGCGCCAGGGGGCCAACCGGGAGATCGCCGTACGCTTCCTGCGTGCCTCCCTGCGCGGCTGGCAGTACTGCCGCGACAACGCCCCCGAATGCGTAGACATCATCCTGCGGCATAGCCCCGCCCTGAACCGGGAGGAGCAGATCTGGATGATGGCCGAGGTGAACAAGCTGATCTGGGGGCCGCCTGCGCCCTCTGTGCCTCTGGGGCGGATGCAGCCTGAGGCGTTCCAGCGCACAGCCCGGATCCTGCAGAGGTTCGGCGCCCTGCAAAAGCCTGCCGACCTGGCCGCCTACACCTCGGCCATCTGGGAGAAGGCCACCAGCAGGTAG
- a CDS encoding asparaginase, whose translation MVKRIVLLATGGTIATRDVDGSGARPFLRAADLLREVPGLEGMAQVEPQEFDFIPGAFMTVPRMVELSRRVAEVLARADVDGVVVTHGTDTLEETAYLLHLTVPSEKPIVFTGAMRNTSQVGFDGYRNLFDAVRTAAAPAARGLGVLVVLNEEVHSARWVTKTNGQKEDTFRSPAAGPVGVAYGDRIAFFMRPGPRRVLEPRVEPEVDLIRLWAGCDDRFIRCSLERGARGMVLEAFGGGRVPPPLLPAIDAAVGAGIAVAVTTRCLSGSMWDMYGYPGAFRDLERRGVLFAQDLPGHKARLALALALGNALPREEVRTFLAAEA comes from the coding sequence GTGGTGAAGCGCATCGTGCTGCTGGCCACGGGAGGGACGATCGCCACGCGGGACGTGGACGGAAGCGGGGCGCGGCCCTTCCTGCGGGCCGCGGACCTGCTGCGGGAGGTCCCCGGTCTCGAGGGGATGGCCCAGGTGGAGCCGCAGGAGTTCGACTTCATCCCCGGGGCCTTCATGACGGTGCCCAGGATGGTGGAGCTGAGCCGCCGCGTGGCGGAGGTGCTGGCCCGAGCCGACGTGGACGGGGTCGTGGTCACCCACGGGACGGACACGCTGGAGGAGACGGCGTACCTCCTGCACCTGACGGTGCCCTCGGAGAAACCTATAGTCTTCACCGGGGCCATGCGCAACACCTCGCAGGTGGGATTCGACGGCTACCGCAATCTCTTCGACGCCGTGCGCACAGCCGCCGCGCCGGCCGCGCGAGGGCTGGGCGTGCTGGTGGTGCTCAATGAAGAGGTGCACTCCGCCCGGTGGGTAACCAAGACCAACGGCCAGAAGGAAGATACCTTTCGCTCCCCGGCTGCGGGGCCGGTGGGCGTGGCCTACGGGGACCGGATTGCCTTCTTCATGCGCCCCGGGCCCCGCCGCGTCCTGGAGCCGCGGGTCGAGCCGGAGGTGGACCTCATCCGGCTGTGGGCAGGGTGCGACGACCGCTTCATCCGCTGCAGCCTGGAGCGTGGGGCACGGGGCATGGTGCTGGAGGCCTTCGGCGGGGGCCGCGTCCCTCCGCCTCTGCTCCCGGCCATCGATGCTGCCGTGGGCGCTGGCATCGCGGTGGCGGTGACTACGCGCTGCCTGAGCGGGAGCATGTGGGACATGTATGGCTACCCCGGGGCCTTCCGCGACCTGGAGCGACGGGGTGTGCTCTTTGCGCAGGATCTGCCCGGGCACAAGGCCCGCCTGGCGCTGGCGCTGGCCCTGGGGAACGCCCTCCCCAGGGAAGAGGTGAGAACGTTCCTGGCAGCGGAAGCTTAG
- a CDS encoding SDR family NAD(P)-dependent oxidoreductase: protein MGGWKDLAGRVAIVTGASSGIGAAVAVRFGRERMRVSLAARRLERLQDVAKRVTEAGGMALVVPTDVRDPAAVEHLVAVTQDTWGRIDVLVANAGVGGGPLLKMPDAVLRELVEVNLLGVIRCARAVLPVMLRQGEGHIITTASVAGRVIAPGSVYGATKAGVLAFSDALRRAYSGSGVTVSALLPGWVETELLQSFRPPVMLSASVVADAAVRLLRRPRRELVIPGWYRFPIWVARWFPQVVDLLAPRVMRRLERNAGRSAADNPGR from the coding sequence ATGGGCGGGTGGAAGGACCTTGCAGGCCGCGTCGCCATCGTGACCGGGGCCAGCAGCGGTATCGGCGCGGCGGTGGCCGTGCGCTTCGGCCGGGAACGGATGCGGGTCAGCCTGGCCGCCCGCCGGCTGGAGCGGCTCCAGGACGTGGCGAAGCGAGTGACTGAAGCGGGCGGGATGGCTCTGGTCGTCCCCACGGACGTGCGCGATCCTGCCGCCGTCGAGCACCTGGTAGCGGTGACGCAGGACACCTGGGGCCGGATCGACGTCCTGGTGGCCAACGCCGGCGTCGGCGGCGGACCGCTGCTGAAGATGCCCGATGCGGTCCTGAGGGAGCTGGTCGAGGTCAACCTCCTGGGAGTGATCCGCTGCGCCCGCGCCGTGCTGCCGGTCATGCTGCGCCAGGGTGAAGGCCACATCATCACCACCGCCTCGGTGGCCGGCAGGGTCATCGCGCCGGGAAGCGTCTACGGGGCGACCAAGGCGGGCGTCCTGGCCTTCAGCGACGCCCTGCGGCGGGCCTACAGCGGGTCGGGGGTGACCGTCAGCGCCCTCCTTCCCGGATGGGTGGAGACAGAGTTGCTGCAGTCCTTCCGCCCCCCGGTGATGCTCTCGGCCAGTGTCGTGGCCGACGCCGCCGTACGGTTGCTGCGCCGCCCGCGCAGGGAGCTGGTCATCCCGGGCTGGTACCGCTTCCCCATCTGGGTGGCTCGCTGGTTCCCTCAGGTAGTCGACCTCCTGGCGCCACGCGTCATGCGGCGACTCGAGCGGAACGCCGGCCGGTCCGCCGCCGACAACCCCGGTCGCTAG